One genomic window of Euzebya rosea includes the following:
- a CDS encoding alpha-hydroxy acid oxidase, with translation MSTLPDTIRNHADLAERARANVDSAIWDFLEGGAGEESSVSANRAAFDRWAFRPRILAGNTPPDLSTTFMGERLAIPVATAPFGADGLFHADGQVAVARGIEATGGLAIAPHVSTHPMEAIREAAPQAAAWFQLHPVGSHDNFRRLVARAEAAGFRGLVITADCPTAGYRDRVLARQFVYEDVMGGNYDHEWSSDEMFGQFRTMTQDVWTFDELGGLMAETELPFMVKGVMTAEDALRSEQIGASAVLVSNHGGRQLDCAPGTLDQLEEVVDAVGGRIGVALDGGIRRGTDVLKAIALGAELVIIGRLAAMGLAAGGAEGVARAVQMLTDEMTKTMALIGRSTLAELDHRAVQPVRQ, from the coding sequence ATGAGCACCCTTCCCGACACCATCCGCAACCACGCCGACCTGGCGGAGCGCGCCCGAGCGAACGTCGACAGCGCCATCTGGGACTTCCTGGAGGGCGGTGCGGGGGAGGAGTCCTCGGTCAGCGCGAACCGCGCGGCGTTCGACCGGTGGGCGTTCCGGCCTCGGATCCTCGCCGGGAACACCCCGCCGGACCTTTCGACGACCTTCATGGGCGAACGCCTGGCCATCCCGGTCGCGACCGCGCCGTTCGGTGCGGACGGGCTGTTCCACGCCGATGGGCAGGTGGCCGTTGCCCGCGGCATCGAGGCCACCGGGGGCCTCGCGATCGCCCCGCACGTCAGCACGCATCCGATGGAGGCGATCAGGGAGGCGGCACCACAGGCGGCGGCCTGGTTCCAGCTGCACCCCGTTGGGTCCCACGACAACTTCCGACGTCTCGTGGCGCGGGCCGAGGCCGCGGGATTCCGTGGGCTCGTCATCACGGCGGACTGCCCCACCGCGGGGTACCGCGACCGCGTCCTTGCCCGGCAGTTCGTCTACGAGGACGTCATGGGTGGCAACTACGATCACGAGTGGAGCAGCGACGAGATGTTCGGCCAGTTCCGCACCATGACCCAGGACGTCTGGACGTTCGATGAGCTCGGCGGTCTGATGGCGGAGACCGAGCTGCCGTTCATGGTCAAGGGGGTCATGACGGCGGAGGACGCCCTGCGCTCCGAGCAGATCGGCGCCTCCGCGGTCCTCGTCAGCAATCACGGTGGACGCCAGCTGGACTGTGCGCCGGGCACCCTCGACCAGCTCGAGGAGGTCGTGGATGCCGTCGGCGGACGGATCGGCGTGGCGCTGGACGGTGGCATCCGGCGGGGCACCGATGTGCTCAAGGCGATCGCGTTGGGCGCCGAGCTGGTGATCATCGGCCGGCTGGCGGCCATGGGGTTGGCTGCCGGTGGGGCCGAGGGCGTTGCCCGGGCAGTGCAGATGCTGACCGACGAGATGACCAAGACCATGGCGCTGATCGGCCGTTCGACGCTGGCCGAGCTGGACCACCGGGCCGTGCAGCCGGTACGCCAGTAG
- a CDS encoding ABC transporter permease, whose amino-acid sequence MSTTTSPLPTAAPERSEASLEAERQARHRKRMIRVWRVVALVVWLGTWELASGTLIDPFFSSAPSLIGVRVWEWLSTGYIWVHLGATLREMGLGLLAGSVLGIVVGFVLGRAGMLAAIADPFITAVYSLPKLALAPLFILWFGIGLLSKVVLVGLIVFFLVFFNTYAGVRDVDRLYINALKIMGGNRRDVYLKVILPSSSIWVFTGLKVAVPYALIGAIVGELISSSQGLGYIINNASSFFDTTGVLAGLVYVAAIAITVNYLVGVAERRFMVWKDSEVGVGGGL is encoded by the coding sequence ATGAGCACCACTACCAGTCCGCTCCCGACAGCCGCGCCCGAACGAAGCGAGGCCTCCCTCGAAGCGGAGCGCCAGGCACGACACCGCAAGCGCATGATCCGGGTGTGGCGCGTCGTCGCCCTCGTGGTCTGGCTCGGGACCTGGGAGCTCGCCAGCGGCACGCTGATCGACCCCTTCTTCTCCAGCGCCCCGTCCCTGATCGGCGTCCGCGTATGGGAGTGGCTCAGCACCGGCTACATCTGGGTCCACCTCGGCGCGACCCTGCGGGAGATGGGGCTCGGCCTCCTCGCGGGATCGGTCCTCGGCATCGTGGTCGGGTTCGTCCTCGGCCGGGCAGGCATGCTCGCTGCCATCGCCGACCCCTTCATCACCGCCGTCTACAGCCTCCCGAAGTTGGCGCTCGCCCCGCTGTTCATCCTCTGGTTCGGCATCGGGCTGCTGTCGAAGGTGGTCCTGGTCGGTCTGATCGTGTTCTTCCTCGTGTTCTTCAACACCTACGCCGGCGTCCGGGACGTCGACCGGCTGTACATCAACGCCCTGAAGATCATGGGCGGCAACCGACGCGACGTGTACCTCAAGGTGATCCTGCCATCGTCGAGCATCTGGGTGTTCACCGGCCTGAAGGTGGCCGTGCCCTACGCGCTCATCGGCGCCATCGTCGGTGAGCTCATCAGCTCCAGCCAGGGTCTCGGGTACATCATCAACAACGCGTCGAGCTTCTTCGACACGACGGGAGTCCTCGCCGGGCTTGTCTACGTGGCCGCCATCGCCATCACTGTCAACTACCTCGTCGGTGTCGCCGAGCGGCGCTTCATGGTGTGGAAGGACAGCGAAGTCGGCGTCGGGGGTGGCCTGTGA
- a CDS encoding MmgE/PrpD family protein, which yields MTTGTLTQQLGAFASATRRDGAPADVRASVRMRILDILGLQVAATGLDTSRAALDFVASQGGTGQAHTVGLAEALPATWAAFAGGVLAHSLDYDDTHLPSVLHPSASVVPAALAVAEAEQASGAALQDAVGVGIEVVVRLGMAGYDLTSRNSVFFEHGQHATSICGAMGAAVASAMLLDLDESGITNALGVAASMASGILEANRTGGTVKRLHCGWAAHAGVTAATMVKHGFTGAPTALEGRFGFFRAFLHDGVDPEVVVGGLGENWSVPGIFFKPYPANHFTHTGIDAARRMRAAGVTPDLVESAVLGVAGPTVRTIGQPLEVKQAPDTGYQAQFSGPYTVAAGLFGGSGLGLGLDDFTDVLAQDPDRRRLMSKVTVEADAECEAIFPFQFPAVLTLRTTDGSTLVERVMVNRGGPDDPLSPDELRVKYTENATRVLDAGTAADVADRIDDLDVADSISAIADAVAQPMR from the coding sequence ATGACCACTGGGACCCTGACCCAACAGCTCGGTGCGTTCGCGAGCGCCACCCGCCGTGACGGTGCACCAGCTGACGTCCGGGCCAGCGTCCGCATGCGCATCCTGGACATCCTCGGCTTGCAGGTCGCGGCGACGGGGCTCGACACCAGCCGGGCCGCGCTGGACTTCGTCGCATCGCAGGGCGGCACGGGGCAGGCCCACACCGTCGGCCTGGCCGAGGCGTTGCCTGCCACGTGGGCGGCCTTCGCCGGCGGTGTCCTGGCGCACTCGCTGGACTACGACGACACCCACCTGCCGTCCGTGCTGCATCCCTCTGCCAGCGTTGTCCCGGCTGCCCTGGCCGTTGCCGAGGCCGAGCAGGCCTCCGGGGCGGCGTTGCAGGATGCGGTGGGGGTCGGCATCGAGGTCGTCGTCCGCCTGGGGATGGCCGGGTACGACCTGACCAGCCGCAACTCGGTGTTCTTCGAGCACGGCCAGCACGCCACCTCCATCTGCGGGGCCATGGGAGCGGCCGTCGCGTCGGCGATGCTGCTGGACCTGGACGAATCAGGGATCACCAACGCCCTGGGCGTGGCAGCGTCGATGGCCAGCGGAATCCTCGAAGCGAACCGGACTGGTGGGACGGTCAAGCGCCTGCACTGCGGCTGGGCCGCCCATGCCGGGGTGACGGCGGCCACGATGGTCAAGCACGGCTTCACCGGCGCGCCGACGGCGCTGGAGGGTCGCTTCGGCTTCTTCCGGGCCTTCCTCCACGACGGGGTGGACCCGGAGGTGGTCGTCGGGGGGCTCGGCGAGAACTGGTCAGTGCCCGGCATCTTCTTCAAGCCGTATCCCGCCAACCATTTCACCCACACCGGCATCGATGCGGCTCGCCGCATGCGCGCGGCCGGTGTGACGCCTGACCTCGTGGAGTCAGCGGTGCTCGGCGTGGCCGGACCGACGGTGCGGACCATCGGCCAGCCGCTGGAGGTCAAGCAGGCGCCTGACACGGGCTACCAAGCGCAGTTCAGCGGGCCGTACACGGTGGCTGCTGGTCTGTTCGGCGGGTCGGGGCTGGGCCTGGGACTCGACGACTTCACCGATGTGCTGGCCCAGGACCCGGACCGACGCCGGCTCATGTCGAAGGTCACCGTTGAAGCCGACGCCGAGTGCGAGGCGATCTTCCCCTTCCAGTTCCCCGCGGTGCTGACCCTGCGGACCACCGACGGCTCGACCCTGGTCGAACGCGTGATGGTCAACCGAGGTGGGCCCGACGACCCGCTGTCGCCCGACGAGCTGCGCGTGAAGTACACCGAGAACGCCACCCGCGTCCTAGACGCGGGGACCGCCGCCGACGTCGCCGACCGCATCGACGACCTCGATGTGGCGGACTCCATCAGCGCCATCGCGGACGCCGTCGCCCAGCCGATGCGGTGA
- a CDS encoding MmgE/PrpD family protein, which produces MSGPTAELAAWCAGLDLDDLPSTAVDRLGLLLLDHLGVARLGATRPHHRTWAGVELGLCGGGPCRVLGQQRRTSVDRAAFLNGMAGSSGPNLDDVWHGSLGHPGVGTWPAALAVGELVEADGRALLEAGAVGYEVAMRIGTAVGRSAFERGWHPRGGCNTPAAAVAALKVRGERDPGVYAAAIGLAANAAAGVVGAAYFSDAWYALSGHASREGVLAADAARAGLSATEEPLGGPRGYLAATSAEPNPDALTAGLGSTDPLLLEAGQKLYPSSGATHAALESAVSALRGLAADADDIASVRIDGFREMVDVLGQPFPANGLAATMSTPYVVACGLVEGTFALRHLEDRFREDARIRTLQAAIALHVDPRLDDLPPAHLGARTTITTTDGRSATVEVLSASGHPGNPLSRRQVLDKLHDLYRDGDLSDPPDLTALADTCEDPTRATVVDVLDLVHHTTG; this is translated from the coding sequence GTGAGCGGTCCGACCGCCGAGCTCGCAGCCTGGTGCGCCGGCCTCGACCTCGACGACCTGCCGTCGACGGCCGTCGACCGGTTGGGCCTCCTGCTCCTGGACCACCTCGGCGTCGCCCGCCTCGGCGCGACCAGGCCGCACCACCGCACGTGGGCCGGCGTCGAGCTGGGTCTCTGTGGCGGTGGTCCGTGCCGGGTCCTGGGTCAGCAGCGGCGGACCAGCGTCGACCGTGCGGCGTTCCTGAACGGCATGGCCGGCAGCTCCGGGCCGAACCTCGACGACGTCTGGCACGGCTCCCTCGGACACCCCGGTGTGGGAACCTGGCCTGCGGCGCTGGCTGTCGGCGAGCTCGTCGAAGCCGACGGACGCGCGCTCCTCGAGGCCGGCGCGGTCGGCTACGAGGTGGCCATGCGCATCGGCACGGCAGTCGGACGGTCGGCGTTCGAACGAGGCTGGCACCCGCGGGGTGGCTGCAACACGCCTGCCGCCGCCGTGGCCGCGCTCAAGGTCCGGGGCGAGCGCGATCCAGGGGTCTACGCCGCCGCCATCGGACTGGCCGCCAACGCGGCCGCCGGGGTCGTGGGCGCCGCGTACTTCTCCGATGCCTGGTACGCCCTGTCGGGACACGCGTCGAGGGAGGGTGTGCTCGCCGCAGACGCCGCGCGCGCTGGACTCTCCGCCACCGAGGAACCGCTCGGCGGGCCGCGGGGTTACCTGGCAGCGACCTCGGCAGAACCAAACCCGGACGCCCTGACCGCCGGCCTGGGGTCCACCGACCCACTGCTTCTCGAGGCCGGTCAGAAGCTGTATCCCTCGTCGGGGGCCACCCACGCCGCGCTGGAGTCCGCCGTCAGCGCGCTGCGTGGCCTCGCCGCGGACGCCGACGACATCGCCAGCGTCCGGATCGACGGGTTCCGTGAGATGGTCGACGTACTCGGGCAGCCGTTCCCGGCCAACGGGCTGGCTGCGACGATGAGCACGCCCTACGTCGTCGCGTGTGGGCTGGTCGAGGGGACATTCGCGCTTCGGCACCTCGAGGACCGCTTCCGCGAGGACGCCCGGATACGGACCCTGCAGGCAGCCATCGCCCTGCACGTCGACCCTCGTCTGGACGACCTCCCGCCGGCGCACCTCGGCGCCCGGACCACCATCACGACAACCGACGGACGGAGCGCGACCGTGGAGGTCCTGTCCGCCAGCGGACACCCCGGCAACCCGCTGTCGCGGCGGCAGGTCCTCGACAAGCTGCACGACCTGTACCGTGACGGTGACCTCTCCGACCCCCCGGACCTGACCGCGCTCGCCGACACCTGCGAAGACCCGACCCGAGCCACCGTGGTCGACGTCCTCGACCTCGTCCACCACACCACAGGATGA
- a CDS encoding ABC transporter substrate-binding protein produces MENTTTPGGGSTRRDFIRLGGAVLGATSLGGFLAACASDSGSSSASGSATAPAATDPATPVEGSETAVALDGQVRTVRSSEVSWLWAPFLVAEQAGFFADEGLDQAGEAIGQGEVAGLVVGGDAEMIVGSPVGPMKATLAGQTLTTFAAMVTTYASNIVITGEAFEAAGLTDDSSNEERAAALNGLRMATTGPGAGPDLLIRYVASELGGLDPENDVTLVPVQGGGGPILAAVENGQVDGFCLSSPTSDQGTTDFGMRYLFNMAEDPIEELVNYLYIVASCRPEYLESNRDHVLAYCRALQRALIFIQEEPEEFRSIMEGLFEGVDPEIFEVGFEANKGIYGSSIVPTQEQFEQAKEFLVLSFEVQNQDSSGAQALEFDDAFNAEVATEAMAQVS; encoded by the coding sequence GTGGAGAACACCACAACACCCGGGGGCGGCAGCACACGACGGGACTTCATCCGCCTCGGCGGCGCAGTCCTCGGCGCGACCTCGCTCGGGGGATTCCTCGCGGCCTGCGCGTCCGACAGCGGGTCGAGCTCGGCATCCGGATCGGCGACCGCCCCGGCTGCCACCGATCCCGCAACCCCAGTGGAGGGGTCGGAGACGGCCGTCGCCCTCGATGGCCAGGTTCGTACCGTCCGGTCCTCGGAGGTGTCGTGGCTGTGGGCCCCGTTCCTCGTGGCCGAGCAGGCCGGCTTCTTCGCCGACGAAGGTCTGGACCAGGCCGGAGAGGCCATCGGCCAGGGCGAGGTCGCGGGCCTGGTCGTGGGCGGTGACGCCGAGATGATCGTCGGCAGCCCCGTTGGCCCCATGAAGGCCACCTTGGCCGGCCAGACGCTCACGACCTTCGCCGCCATGGTCACCACCTACGCGAGCAACATCGTGATCACGGGCGAGGCCTTCGAGGCAGCCGGGCTCACCGACGACAGCTCCAACGAGGAGCGGGCCGCTGCCCTCAACGGGCTTCGCATGGCCACGACTGGCCCCGGCGCCGGCCCCGACCTGCTCATCCGCTACGTTGCTTCCGAGCTCGGTGGCCTGGACCCCGAGAACGACGTCACCCTCGTCCCCGTACAGGGTGGCGGCGGTCCCATCCTCGCGGCGGTGGAGAACGGTCAGGTCGATGGATTCTGCCTCTCCTCCCCGACCTCGGACCAAGGCACGACGGACTTCGGCATGCGGTACCTGTTCAACATGGCCGAGGACCCCATCGAGGAGCTCGTCAACTACCTCTACATCGTGGCGTCCTGCCGTCCCGAGTACCTGGAGTCCAACCGCGACCACGTCCTGGCCTACTGCCGCGCCCTCCAGCGCGCCCTGATCTTCATCCAGGAGGAGCCCGAGGAGTTCCGCAGCATCATGGAGGGCCTCTTTGAGGGTGTGGACCCGGAGATCTTCGAAGTCGGTTTCGAGGCCAACAAGGGCATCTACGGCTCCAGCATCGTGCCGACCCAGGAACAGTTCGAGCAGGCGAAGGAGTTCCTCGTCCTGTCGTTCGAGGTTCAGAACCAGGACTCCAGCGGTGCACAGGCCCTCGAGTTCGACGACGCCTTCAACGCCGAGGTCGCAACCGAGGCGATGGCCCAGGTCAGCTAG
- a CDS encoding SDR family oxidoreductase, producing the protein MAVLVVGGRGGIGRAVVSRLARDGDTAVVLDTVDGHDATNPDDVAAVLADHPTLDGLVHLAGITGAGGIADHDVEMWRRVMDANLTSAFVVLQQALPRLVPGSGVVLCSSVNGRTGGNELSGPAYAAAKAGVIALTRHVATHEAKRGIRANAIAPGPVATRMVDRLSEDELADLLAGIPLGRVTPTEEIADLVAFLLSDGAASITGATIDVNGGVWMS; encoded by the coding sequence ATGGCCGTCCTCGTGGTCGGTGGACGAGGAGGCATCGGCAGGGCAGTCGTCAGCCGTCTGGCCCGGGACGGCGACACGGCAGTCGTCCTGGACACCGTCGACGGGCACGACGCCACGAACCCCGACGACGTCGCCGCCGTCCTGGCCGACCATCCGACCCTCGACGGCCTCGTCCACCTCGCGGGCATCACCGGGGCCGGTGGGATCGCCGACCACGACGTGGAGATGTGGCGACGGGTGATGGACGCCAACCTGACCTCGGCGTTCGTGGTCCTCCAGCAGGCCCTCCCCCGGCTCGTGCCCGGGAGCGGGGTGGTCCTGTGCAGCTCGGTCAACGGACGCACCGGTGGCAACGAGCTGTCGGGCCCCGCGTACGCCGCGGCCAAGGCTGGGGTCATCGCCCTGACGCGCCACGTGGCGACCCACGAGGCCAAGCGAGGCATCCGCGCCAACGCCATCGCCCCGGGGCCCGTCGCGACCCGGATGGTCGATCGGCTGTCGGAGGACGAGCTGGCGGACCTGCTGGCGGGGATCCCGCTGGGCAGGGTCACCCCGACGGAGGAGATCGCTGACCTCGTGGCGTTCCTGCTGTCGGATGGGGCCGCGTCGATCACCGGCGCCACGATCGATGTCAACGGTGGGGTGTGGATGTCGTGA
- a CDS encoding carboxymuconolactone decarboxylase family protein, whose translation MTDDVARPDLVDPDDLLAVIRGERGYALSYHELLARTDPRMLLAYRQLYSEFTLQPRHLDARRRELVWTGLLTAASEHVGSLHLERALAAGVPTAELRAAVRLAGVAEAWDALHFAHSRWGDLLGSDDHEAGYDQLVAAARGPLTAAEAELVLLVCAGSRMCEDQYVAHLRRAYAMDVSEVEIVETVSYLLLPKGANTLLWATDLYLDQFRQGTLVPGGTLESVSHDVRRH comes from the coding sequence GTGACCGACGACGTCGCCCGCCCCGACCTCGTGGACCCCGACGACCTGCTCGCCGTCATCCGCGGCGAGCGCGGGTACGCGCTCAGCTATCACGAACTCCTCGCGCGCACTGACCCCCGGATGCTCCTGGCCTACCGGCAGCTCTACAGCGAGTTCACACTGCAGCCGCGCCACCTTGACGCCCGCCGTCGCGAGCTCGTCTGGACTGGCCTGCTGACCGCAGCCAGCGAACACGTCGGCTCCCTGCACCTCGAACGCGCACTGGCGGCTGGCGTGCCGACCGCCGAGCTCCGGGCTGCCGTACGCCTCGCCGGCGTCGCCGAGGCGTGGGATGCCCTTCACTTCGCCCACAGCCGGTGGGGGGACCTGCTGGGCAGCGATGACCACGAGGCGGGGTACGACCAGCTGGTTGCCGCTGCCCGAGGGCCCCTCACCGCCGCCGAGGCAGAGCTCGTCCTCTTGGTGTGTGCAGGCTCGCGGATGTGCGAGGACCAGTACGTCGCCCACCTCCGTCGCGCCTACGCCATGGACGTGTCCGAGGTCGAGATCGTCGAGACGGTCAGCTACCTGCTGCTGCCCAAGGGCGCCAACACGTTGCTGTGGGCGACCGACCTCTACCTGGACCAGTTCCGACAGGGCACGCTCGTGCCCGGAGGGACACTCGAGTCGGTGTCCCACGACGTCAGGCGGCACTGA
- a CDS encoding DMT family transporter — protein sequence MTTIGEAARSRARRRPIDVVWLGVAVYATGPVMVAASSVDGPGFSLMRLVVGVPILWALALGRPSTSTGDPRRARWWTLVGGISFGLHQLALMTAVKWTSVTDVVLMNTLSPVVVTVLAIPLFGERPGARFRTWGVLAITGAVVVGWAGSTGPSGNLIGMGLAALNVVVFSVFFMCSKAARPHIDVWPFLARTITIAAAFVLGFVLLGGTSFPDPTSIDWVLATALAIGPGAIGHFLMTWPLTWVPANLPPVLRLVQPFLSGGLAWVLLEQPITLAHLLGGAITVIGVGGALGAWPGSTTHPSPEREDKP from the coding sequence ATGACGACCATCGGCGAGGCTGCGCGGAGTCGCGCGCGTCGGCGTCCGATCGACGTCGTGTGGCTGGGGGTGGCCGTCTACGCCACAGGACCGGTCATGGTCGCCGCGAGCAGCGTGGACGGTCCCGGATTCTCCCTGATGAGGCTCGTTGTCGGGGTGCCGATCCTCTGGGCACTCGCCCTCGGCAGGCCGAGCACGTCCACCGGTGACCCACGACGGGCGCGCTGGTGGACTCTCGTCGGCGGTATCAGCTTCGGCCTGCATCAGCTCGCACTGATGACCGCGGTCAAGTGGACATCGGTCACCGACGTGGTCCTCATGAACACGCTGTCGCCAGTCGTGGTCACCGTCCTTGCCATCCCGCTGTTCGGGGAACGGCCGGGCGCCCGTTTCCGTACCTGGGGCGTGCTCGCCATCACAGGTGCGGTCGTCGTCGGCTGGGCAGGGTCGACCGGACCGTCAGGGAACCTCATCGGCATGGGGCTGGCTGCGCTCAACGTGGTCGTGTTCTCCGTCTTCTTCATGTGCTCCAAGGCCGCACGTCCCCACATCGACGTCTGGCCCTTCCTCGCCCGCACGATCACGATCGCGGCCGCCTTCGTCCTCGGCTTCGTGCTGCTCGGTGGCACATCGTTCCCAGACCCCACATCGATCGACTGGGTGCTGGCCACCGCCCTGGCCATCGGTCCGGGGGCCATCGGGCACTTCCTGATGACCTGGCCGCTGACGTGGGTGCCGGCCAACCTCCCCCCCGTGCTGCGGCTCGTCCAGCCCTTCCTCAGCGGCGGCCTCGCGTGGGTGCTGCTCGAACAGCCCATCACCCTCGCCCACCTGCTCGGCGGCGCCATCACCGTGATCGGTGTCGGTGGTGCCCTCGGCGCGTGGCCCGGCTCGACCACCCATCCATCACCCGAACGCGAGGACAAACCATGA
- a CDS encoding ABC transporter ATP-binding protein, translating to MVTTLPARPETDPRSAVHNTDISTRGPIVRAQGVTKIFPSKRGDVVALHDVDWTMPDGEFVALIGPSGCGKSTLLNMVAGLIHPTTGTVSYDDVPIESINTRIAYMTQQDSVFPWRTVLDNVMLPLELRGLDREVRREKAARMLDLVQLTGFEDSYPSQLSGGMRKRVGLAQTLVYDPETILLDEPFGALDAMLKLGLQAELMAMIDAEETSVRNVLLVTHDLDEAVTLADRVVVMSARPGRIKAEVPIVLDRPRDPKTIRDTPEFQEARRTVWAELQDEIVIE from the coding sequence ATGGTGACCACGCTGCCGGCCCGGCCCGAGACCGACCCCAGGAGCGCTGTGCACAACACCGACATCAGCACCCGTGGCCCCATCGTCCGCGCCCAGGGGGTCACCAAGATCTTCCCGTCGAAGCGCGGCGACGTCGTGGCGCTGCACGACGTGGACTGGACCATGCCCGACGGCGAGTTCGTCGCGCTCATCGGCCCGTCGGGCTGTGGCAAGTCCACGCTGCTGAACATGGTGGCGGGGCTGATCCACCCGACCACGGGCACGGTGTCCTACGACGACGTGCCGATCGAGTCGATCAACACCCGCATCGCCTACATGACCCAGCAGGACTCGGTCTTCCCGTGGCGGACCGTCCTGGACAACGTGATGCTGCCGCTCGAGCTGCGCGGCTTGGACCGCGAGGTGCGGCGCGAGAAGGCCGCCCGCATGCTCGACCTCGTACAGCTCACCGGCTTCGAGGACAGCTACCCCTCACAGCTGTCGGGCGGCATGCGCAAGCGCGTTGGCCTGGCCCAGACCCTCGTCTACGACCCCGAGACCATCCTCCTCGACGAGCCCTTCGGGGCCCTCGACGCGATGCTGAAGCTCGGTCTCCAGGCCGAGCTGATGGCCATGATCGACGCCGAGGAGACCAGCGTGCGCAACGTCCTGCTGGTGACCCATGATCTCGACGAGGCCGTGACCCTCGCCGATCGGGTCGTCGTGATGAGCGCCCGTCCCGGGCGGATCAAGGCCGAGGTACCCATCGTCCTGGACCGACCACGCGATCCCAAGACGATCAGGGACACCCCGGAGTTCCAGGAAGCCCGCCGCACCGTCTGGGCGGAGCTCCAGGACGAGATCGTGATCGAGTGA